In Ipomoea triloba cultivar NCNSP0323 chromosome 15, ASM357664v1, one genomic interval encodes:
- the LOC116006638 gene encoding prolyl endopeptidase-like gives MNTGGLKTEIINKFLFRRLTKSIRKQPFNFLSLGLPSTQFFTLHRRAPRQLTTLLRPAPSPPSVSPPRSMGSLTEAFIEPLKYPVARRDDSVVDNYHGVLVPDPYRWLEDPDSEETKEFVGRQVELTDSLLNSCDTREKLREKLTKLYDYPKYEVPFVAGDKYFYFHDTGLQPQKVLYVQDSLDGKAEVLLDPNRLSDDGTVALSVCSVSEDAKYLAYAISSSGSDWVTIKVMRIEDKNVLPDTISWVKFSGISWTHDGKGFFYSRYPTPKDGDNLDAGTETNANLHHLLYYHFLGTDQSEDILCWKDPDNPKHTRSALVTEDGKYVLQSIFENCDPVNKVYYCDLSALPNGLECYKGTNEMLPFIKLIDTFDASYEFVANDDTVFTFLSNKDAPKYKLVRVDVKESGSWCDVIQEDERDVLESAVAVNKNQLVVSYLSDVKNVLQLRNLDTGILEHHLPIDIGSVSGISARRKDSIIFIGFTNFLVPGIIYQCNLQAGAPEMKIFREILVPGFDRTQFHVNQVFVPSKDGTQIPMFIVAGKDISLDGSHPCLLYGYGGFNINITPYFSVARLVIAKHLGVVFCIANIRGGGEYGEEWHKAGALAKKQNCFDDFISAAEYLVSTGYTQPSKLCIEGGSNGGLLIGACINQRPDLFGCALAHVGVMDMLRFHKFTIGHAWTSDYGCSEKEEEFHWLFKYSPLHNVKRPWEQTSSKASQYPSTMLLTADHDDRVVPLHTLKLLATMQYVLCTSPEKSPQVNPIIGRIERKAGHGAGLPTQKMIDEAVDRYAFMAKVMGATWIE, from the exons ATGAATACTGGTGGACTTAAGACtgaaataattaacaaatttttattcAGAAGATTAACGAAATCGATTAGAAAGCAACCTTTCAATTTTCTGAGTTTGGGTCTTCCGTCAACCCAATTCTTTACCCTGCATCGAAGAGCCCCGCGGCAGCTCACAACCTTACTCCGCCCCGCCCCTTCTCCTCCCTCTGTTTCTCCGCCGAGAAGTATGGGTTCTCTCACGGAGGCCTTCATCGAGCCCCTCAAGTACCCAGTTGCTCGCCGTGACGATTCCGTCGTCGATAATTACCATGGCGTTCTCGTTCCCGACCCTTATCGATG GCTTGAAGACCCTGATTCAGAGGAGACTAAGGAATTTGTGGGGAGGCAAGTGGAGCTAACTGATTCACTACTCAATAGCTGTGATACTAGAGAGAAGCTAAGGGAAAAGCTTACCAAATTGTATGATTACCCCAAGTACGAAGTTCCATTCGTTGCAGGTGATAAGTATTTTTACTTCCATGACACTGGGCTTCAACCACAGAAAGTCCTTTACGTTCAG GATAGTTTGGATGGGAAAGCAGAAGTTTTGCTTGATCCAAATAGGTTAAGCGATGATGGGACAGTTGCACTGAGCGTATGTTCTGTTAGCGAGGATGCTAAGTACTTGGCATATGCCATTAGTTCAAGTGGAAGTGATTGGGTCACCATCAAAGTTATGCGGATTGAGGATAAGAATGTTTTGCCAGATACTATTTCTTGG GTGAAGTTCTCAGGTATTAGCTGGACCCATGATGGCAAAGGTTTTTTCTACAGCCGTTATCCAACTCCCAA GGATGGAGATAATTTGGATGCTGGGACAGAGACAAATGCCAATTTACACCATCTACTCTATTATCATTTCTTGGGTACAGATCAATCTGAAGATATCTTGTGCTGGAAAGATCCAGATAACCCAAAGCATACGCGTTCAGCTTTAGTAACTGAAGATGGAAAG TATGTACTTCAATCTATTTTTGAGAACTGTGATCCTGTAAACAAAGTCTACTACTGTGACTTATCTGCACTGCCAAACGGGCTTGAATGCTATAAAGGGACAAATGAGATGCTACCTTTTATCAAGCTCATCGATACATTTGATGCCTCTTATGAGTTTGTTGCCAATGATGACACTGTCTTCACTTTTCTTTCTAATAAGGATGCTCCAAAGTATAAATTAGTTAGGGTGGATGTTAAAGAATCTGGTTCTTGGTGTGATGTGATCCAAGAGGATGAAAGAGATGTGCTTGAATCTGCAGTAGCTGTGAATAAGAATCAACTGGTTGTAAGTTATTTGAGTGATGTGAAAAATGTTTTACAGTTGAGAAATCTAGATACAGGTATCCTAGAGCACCATTTGCCTATTGATATTGGATCGGTGTCTGGAATTTCTGCTCGCCGCAAAGACAGCATAATTTTTATTGGCTTTACAAACTTCCTTGTCCCTGGGATTATCTATCAGTGTAACCTTCAAGCTGGTGCTCCAGAAATGAAAATATTCCGTGAAATACTTGTCCCTGGCTTTGATCGGACACAATTCCATGTCAATCAG GTTTTTGTGCCCAGTAAAGATGGTACTCAAATACCTATGTTTATAGTAGCCGGAAAAGATATTTCTTTGGATGGATCACACCCTTGTTTACTGTATGGATATGGTGGATTTAACATAAATATTACCCCATACTTTTCTGTTGCCCGGCTAGTGATTGCAAAGCATTTAGGTGTTGTTTTCTGCATAGCAAATATTCGTGGTGGAGGGGAATACGGAGAAGAATGGCATAAAGCCGGTGCTCTTGCAAAAAAGCAAAACTGCTTTGATGATTTCATTTCTGCTGCTGAGTATCTTGTTAGCACTGGTTACACCCAACCTAGCAAGTTGTGCATTGAAGGTGGAAGCAATGGTGGGCTTCTAATTGGGGCTTGCATCAATCAG AGACCTGATCTTTTCGGCTGTGCTCTTGCACATGTTGGCGTTATGGATATGCTTAGGTTTCACAAGTTTACGATTG gcCATGCATGGACATCTGACTATGGGTGTTCAGAGAAGGAGGAAGAATTTCATTGGCTGTTCAA GTACTCACCACTACATAATGTCAAAAGACCATGGGAACAAACTTCCAGTAAAGCTTCTCAATACCCATCGACCATGCTATTGACAGCTGATCATGATGATAGGGTTGTGCCATTACACACATTGAAATTATTGGCG ACCATGCAATATGTGTTATGTACAAGCCCGGAGAAAAGCCCCCAGGTTAACCCCATTATTGGTCGGATAGAACGTAAAGCTGGACATGGAGCTGGACTCCCAACACAGAAAATG ATTGATGAAGCTGTAGACCGGTATGCCTTCATGGCTAAGGTGATGGGTGCAACCTGGATCGAGTAG
- the LOC116006159 gene encoding uncharacterized protein LOC116006159 has product MLRLRAFRPTNDKIVKIHMHPTHPWIVTADASDHVSVWNWEHRQVIYELKAGGVDERRLVGAKLEKLAEGESESRGKPTEAIRGGSVKQVSFYDDDVRFWQLWRNRSAAAEAPTAVSNVTSAFSSPAPSTKGRHFLVICCENKAIFLDLVTMRGRDVPKQDLDNKPLLCMEFLSRSNGGEGPLVAFGGSDGVIRVLSMITWKIARRYTGGHKGAISCLMTFVAASGEALLVSGGSDSLLILWSADHAHDHRELVPKLSLKAHDGGVIAVELSRVMGSAPQLITIGADKTLAIWDTISFKELRRIKPVSKLTCHSVASWCHPRAPNLDILTCVKDSHIWAIEHPTYSALTRPLCELSSLVPPQLLASHKKLRVYSMVAHALQPHLVATGTNIGVILCEFDSRSLPPVAPLPTPPGSREHTAIYVVERELKLLQFQLSNAASPALGSNGSLSDTGRFRVDTPEQLFVKQTKKHITTPVPHDSYSVLSVSSSGKYVAIVWPDIPYFAIYKVSDWSIVDSGSARLLAWDTCRDRFALLESALPPRMPIIPKGGSSRKAKEAAAAAAQAAAAAASAASSASIQARILLDDGTSNVLMRSVGTRSEPVIGLHGGALLGVAYRTSRRISPAAATAISTIQSMPLSGFGNGAVSSFNTFDDGFASQRTSTEVAAQNFQLYSWETFQPVGDLLPQPEWTAWDQTVEYCAFAYPQNIVISSLRPQFRCLGDVAIPHATGAVWQRRQLFVATPTTIECVFVDAGVAPIDIETKRRKEEMQQKELQARAVAEHGELALITVESKQTTSQERIALRPPMLQVVRLASFQHAPSVPPFLLPKQSKVDGDESGMPTEERRVNEVAVGGGGVAVAVTRFPAEQKRPVGPLVIVGVRDGVLWLVDRYMCAHAISLSHPGIRCRCLAAYGDSVSAVKWAVRLGREHHDDLAQFMLGMGYATEALHLPGISKRLEFDLAMQSNDLRRALQCLLTMSNSRDIGQEALGLNLNDIMNMTEKKENVVDAVQGVVKFANEFMDLIDAADATGQADIAREALKRLAAAGAVKGALQGKELRGVALRLANHGELTRLGNLANNLISVGSGREAAFAAALLGDNVLMEKAWQETGMLAEAVLHAHAHGRPSLRSLVQSWNKTLQKEMEHILSTKTDAAAAFLASLEEPKLTSLADAAKKPPIEILPPGMASLYGPNPGQTKTPNKQGLLQKPDKPLLLEGSKTTPPNAATVPQENGTAPTSEPGVTPNPEAAAAGASIPESDTPSVSASNAPPPEPGAAQPAPPTPDAAPQPPESIEVAPESSSPAPIELNQQASDNQAIATSPLGTSDPLLIATGQNVPSTSNSIPSSVEVGSQPQQPDNKGRGILDELQMIDFS; this is encoded by the exons ATGCTGCGGTTAAGGGCTTTCCGGCCGACAAATGATAAGATAGTGAAGATTCATATGCACCCGACGCATCCATGGATCGTGACTGCGGATGCATCGGATCACGTTTCCGTTTGGAATTGGGAGCACCGCCAG GTCATTTATGAGCTGAAGGCTGGTGGTGTTGATGAGAGGCGTTTGGTCGGAGCAAAGCTCGAAAAGCTTGCCGAGGGTGAATCAG AGTCTAGAGGGAAACCAACAGAAGCCATACGGGGTGGGAG TGTTAAGCAGGTCAGCTTTTATGATGATGACGTGCGCTTTTGGCAACTTTGGCGCAACCGTTCTGCCGCTGCTGAGGCTCCAACAGCTGTCAGTAATGTCACTTCTGCTTTTAGTTCTCCTGCCCCATCAACAAAAGGAAGACATTTTCTTGTCATATGTTGTGAGAACAAAGCCATATTTTTGGATTTGGTGACAATGCGTGGCCGTGATGTACCAAAGCAGGACCTTGACAATAAACCACTTCTTTG TATGGAGTTCCTCTCAAGATCAAATGGTGGTGAGGGCCCTCTTGTGGCTTTTGGTGGGTCAGATGGTGTGATTAGAGTTCTCTCAATGATTACATGGAAG ATTGCTCGAAGATACACTGGAGGTCACAAGGGAGCAATTTCTTGCCTGATGACTTTTGTGGCAGCATCTGGCGAG GCACTTTTGGTTTCCGGTGGTAGTGATAGTTTGCTTATACTTTGGAGTGCAGACCATGCTCATGATCATCGAGAACTTGTGCCTAAGCTGAGTTTGAAG GCTCATGATGGTGGTGTTATTGCTGTGGAGCTTTCTAGAGTGATGGGTAGTGCCCCCCAACTTATTACAATTGGTGCTGATAAAACATTAGCAATATGGGACACAATTTCATTCAAG GAATTACGCAGAATAAAACCAGTTTCAAAACTGACTTGCCATAGTGTGGCGTCTTGGTGCCACCCTCGGGCTCCAAACCTTGATATCCTGACATGTGTTAAAGATTCCCATATTTG GGCTATTGAACACCCCACTTATTCAGCTCTTACAAGGCCTTTATGTGAACTTTCTTCACTAGTCCCTCCTCAACTACTTGCTTCGCATAAGAAGCTCAGA GTATACTCTATGGTTGCACATGCTCTGCAGCCTCATCTTGTTGCTACTGGAACCAATATAGGTGTCATTTTGTGTGAATTTGATTCCCGATCTCTTCCACCTGTAGCTCCACTGCCAACACCTCCTGGAAGTCGTGAGCATACAGCTATCTATGTAGTTGAAAGGGAATTGAAGCTGCTGCAATTTCAGTTGTCTAATGCTGCTAGTCCAGCCCTTGGAAGTAATGGATCTTTGAGTGACACAGGAAGGTTCAGGGTAGACACCCCTGAACAGCTCTTTGTTAAGCAAACTAAGAAGCATATTACTACTCCAGTTCCACATGATTCATACTCAGTTCTTTCTGTAAGCAGTTCGGGAAA GTATGTGGCAATTGTATGGCCTGATATCCCTTACTTTGCAATCTACAAGGTAAGTGATTGGTCAATAGTTGATTCTGGCAGTGCAAGACTATTGGCATGGGACACTTGTCGGGATAGATTTGCTTTACTGGAATCTGCACTACCTCCAAGGATGCCTATCATTCCTAAAGGTGGTTCATCTAGAAAAGCTAAGGAAGCTGCTGCAGCTGCGGCACAAGCTGCAGCTGCAGCTGCTTCTGCTGCTTCATCTGCCTCTATTCAAGCCCGTATCTTACTGGATGATGGGACCTCAAATGTGCTAATGAGGTCAGTGGGCACGCGCAGTGAACCAGTTATTGGTTTGCATGGAGGTGCACTACTTGGTGTTGCCTATCGAACTTCTCGGAGGATTAGTCCTGCTGCTGCTACAGCAATTTCAACAATTCAATCCATGCCGTTGTCCGGATTTGGAAATGGTGCTGTTTCTTCATTTAACACTTTTGATGACGGTTTTGCTTCTCAGCGAACGTCAACTGAAGTGGCTGCACAGAATTTCCAATTATACAGCTGGGAAACATTTCAGCCAGTTGGTGATCTTCTTCCTCAACCTGAATGGACAGCATGGGATCAAACAGTTGAATATTGTGCTTTTGCTTATCCTCAAAACATTGTCATATCTTCTTTGCGTCCACAGTTTAGGTGCCTGGGAGATGTGGCAATTCCACATGCTACTGGGGCTGTTTGGCAACGAAGGCAGTTATTTGTTGCTACACCAACTACTATTGAGTGTGTATTTGTGGATGCTGGTGTTGCACCTATTGACATAGAAACAAAACGCAGAAAAGAGGAGATGCAACAGAAGGAATTGCAGGCAAGGGCTGTCGCTGAACATGGAGAACTAGCGTTAATAACTGTTGAAAGTAAGCAAACTACTTCTCAAGAGAGGATAGCATTAAGACCTCCCATGCTACAGGTTGTCCGGTTAGCTTCTTTTCAGCATGCACCCTCTGTGCCTCCATTCTTGTTGCCTAAGCAATCCAAGGTTGACGGCGATGAATCAGGGATGCCTACTGAAGAGAGGAGAGTTAATGAGGTTGCTGTAGGTGGTGGTGGGGTTGCAGTTGCTGTCACTCGTTTTCCAGCAGAGCAAAAAAGACCAGTTGGACCTCTCGTCATTGTGGGTGTCAGGGATGGTGTTTTATGGCTTGTGGATAGATATATGTGCGCTCATGCAATATCCCTCAGTCATCCAGGTATTCGTTGCCGCTGTCTTGCAGCTTATGGGGACTCTGTTAGTGCAGTAAAATGGGCAGTTCGACTTGGTAGGGAGCATCATGATGACTTGGCACAATTTATGCTTGGGATGGGTTATGCTACTGAAGCACTTCACTTGCCTGGAATATCTAAAAGGTTGGAGTTTGATCTGGCCATGCAAAGCAATGATTTAAGAAGAGCACTTCAGTGTCTTCTAACAATGAGCAACAGCAGAGATATAGGTCAAGAAGCTCTTGGTTTGAATCTGAATGATATTATGAACATGACCGAAAAGAAGGAAAACGTTGTGGATGCTGTTCAAGGAGTAGTTAAATTTGCCAATGAGTTTATGGATCTTATTGACGCTGCAGATGCTACCGGGCAAGCTGACATTGCTCGTGAAGCTCTTAAAAGATTAGCAGCTGCTGGTGCAGTGAAGGGagctttacaaggtaaggagtTGAGAGGAGTTGCTTTGAGGCTAGCAAATCATGGGGAGTTGACACGACTCGGT AATTTGGCAAACAACTTGATATCAGTTGGTTCTGGACGAGAAGCAGCATTTGCTGCTGCACTTTTGGGTGACAATGTTCTAATGGAGAAAGCATGGCAGGAAACGGGGATGCTTGCAGAAGCTGTTCTTCATGCTCAT GCTCATGGACGACCTTCATTGAGGTCACTGGTTCAATCATGGAACAAAACGTTGCAGAAAGAAATGGAGCATATTTTATCAACAAAAACTgatgctgctgctgctttcttAGCCTCTCTTGAGGAACCCAAGCTCACGAGTTTGGCAGACGCAGCGAAAAAGCCTCCAATTGAAATTCTGCCGCCTGGAATGGCATCCCTGTATGGTCCAAATCCTGGTCAAACAAAGACTCCCAACAAGCAGGGCTTGCTACAGAAGCCAGATAAACCATTATTATTAGAAGGATCTAAAACCACACCGCCAAATGCTGCAACAGTTCCGCAAGAAAATGGCACTGCACCAACATCAGAACCGGGTGTCACACCTAACCcagaagcagcagcagcaggggCTTCTATACCTGAATCAGACACTCCTTCAGTGTCCGCCTCCAATGCTCCACCGCCAGAACCTGGTGCTGCACAGCCTGCGCCACCGACGCCGGATGCTGCTCCACAACCACCAGAATCAATCGAGGTCGCCCCAGAATCAAGTTCACCTGCACCTATAGAATTGAACCAACAAGCCTCCGATAATCAGGCTATAGCCACATCGCCATTGGGTACATCTGATCCTTTGTTAATTGCAACTGGACAGAATGTTCCATCAACATCTAATAGTATTCCATCCTCAGTTGAGGTGGGCTCCCAGCCCCAGCAGCCAGATAACAAGGGAAGGGGCATTTTAGATGAGCTTCAAATGATTGACTTTTCTTGA
- the LOC116005628 gene encoding uncharacterized protein LOC116005628: MGSPLLQAFIFLVVIVESPATANLIIDEVYSREELVKMAGYGEDKISTVQIEGKVVCQTCTDDGDESSRSGRRASYSWVKGSTHEHGGFLIDLPSHLHAIPNLENTCLVRVLHLPKASICTQHYYYSRAPKHKGIQLIGVQEGTRSYTTHTIHLTPKSC, from the exons ATGGGTTCACCATTATTGCAAGCTTTCATATTTCTTGTCGTAATTGTTGAATCTCCGGCGACGGCGAATCTTATTATTGATGAGGTTTATAGTAGAGAGGAGCTTGTGAAAATGGCTGGCTATGGTGAAGACAAGATCTCCACCGTTCAGATTGAAGGTAAAGTTGTTTGCCAGACTTGCACCGACGACGGCGATGAAAGCTC CAGAAGTGGAAGAAGAGCATCATATTCATGGGTAAAAGGCAGCACACATGAACACGGAGGCTTCCTCATAGATCTCCCTTCTCATCTTCATGCAATCCCAAATCTGGAAAATACATGCCTAGTCAGGGTTCTTCATCTCCCAAAGGCCTCAATTTGCACCCAACACTACTACTACTCCAGGGCACCAAAACACAAAGGAATTCAACTGATTGGAGTTCAAGAAGGCACCCGCAGTTACACAACCCACACCATACACCTTACACCTAAatcttgttag